A window of the Narcine bancroftii isolate sNarBan1 chromosome 4, sNarBan1.hap1, whole genome shotgun sequence genome harbors these coding sequences:
- the mycbp gene encoding C-Myc-binding protein: protein MAQYRAGDSRREQFRRYLEKGGVMDALTKVLVALYEEPEKPNNAMDFLKQHLGTAGPEAADVEILRLEVTELRQKYEALLEENKALKAKLAQFEPPKEEGQPD from the exons ATGGCGCAGTACCGG GCTGGGGATTCCCGAAGGGAACAATTTCGAAGATACTTGGAAAAAGGTGGAGTGATGGATGCgcttacaaaag tccTGGTTGCTCTGTATGAGGAACCGGAGAAGCCCAATAATGCAATGGA TTTCTTGAAACAGCATCTAGGAACTGCAGGCCCTGAAGCTGCAGATGTGGAAATACTTCGACTAGAAGTGACAGAACTGAGACAGAAATACGAGGCCCTACTGGAGGAGAACAAGGCATTAAAGGCTAAG CTTGCACAGTTTGAACCCCCCAAAGAGGAAGGGCAACCTGATTAA